From Sphaeramia orbicularis chromosome 21, fSphaOr1.1, whole genome shotgun sequence:
ACCGCCCCCTACCGGTCAGGAGCTTTTTAAAAAAACTCAGTCctgatatttatatttattttcttctgttaaaAACATGTTATTTCAGAGGCTACTACTGTTAAATATCAAAAAcagtacataaatatatatattaatttattttattttatttatttttttgctgtaatCGCTGCGGTCCTTGATTCCGGATGTGACGTCACTGCAGCGGTTGACAGTCGGTTTTTGGTGAGTGTTGACACCACGGAGGAGAAGCAGTCCGAGGGTAAAAGAAGTGAGGAATATGCGCTCACTTGTCGGACTCATCGCTGTCATTATTGCAGCCACTTTGTATCTATATTTACTGTCTTTATACCTCCCCGCCGGACCCCGTCGACGTCCTCCTGCATCTGCAGAGTCTGAACATGTGGAGACAGAAAAGTCGGGGCAAACTGCAGACGAACCGAGCAGGTAACACTGGTTAGCTGGAGCTGAACATGTCAGCCAAGATAAGATAGAAGAAGATGCAAGTATTGCAACACATTCACATGTCAGTTTGTCCCAACTGTCCCAAACAGCGTTATAAATCCTACTACTGTATGTGCTAGCTAATGCCATGCTAGCTTCTCCCTAATTAATACATTCATTCAGATAGTATAACGAAAAGAAATACAAGTGTAATGTTTGAAAACATTTTAGAAAGTAAGTTATTGGTTTACTTTGGTTGACTAAAAACGTCAAAATGTTAACCTTATACCCTAATTAAATGTCATTGTGTAATTTTTTACAGATTAGTAGTTGTTAAATCCAAATTAACCATGTGCTTTCCCATTTAAAGCCTAACACTTATCCAAAATTAACGGTTCTTTCTTTATTTGATAATAACATACACACTAGTGATCCACATATGACTCTGGAAAAACTTGTTAGACCATTGTGACAGAGATGAAAAGTTATCATAAAGACACATGAAATGTTTGGTGCTGCCAAAAGAATTAACATGtaagaaataaatgttttgtaccAATGTTTGAtggtttaaaaatttttttaaaagtagTCAATTTATTTTAAAAGAACTGAATATTGAAGATCATCCAGGAGGGCTCTACAAAAAGGCACCAATGGTGTAATCATTGTCTACAAAGCTGTATAACATTTATGATTATACAAATACATCGTTTTAATAGTAGTAATTCAGCTACTACTGTTCTGTGGAAATGTTCACAATAGCTTAACTGTTAACTCCATTTAGACAAATAAAAAGTGATATTAAAGTGTCATTTGGCAAGTTGAGTCCAAATTGCTTACCATAAATGTgttgaaatgaagaaaaacaacaaaaaaaacttggtAATTGaagcactgaaataaataaatgtattattattattattgcacagTGAATTGAGTTGCAATgccgactgtaaataatcatcaaACAATATGAAGGATGCTGGCAAATACAAACATGCTTTGTTTACTTTGCAGTAGATTTTCTGCAGTTTCATTACTGTTCAGGTGTGTCTGTATAAAAAGCTGACTAACTTCACTGCTGATGCCCTCACAGGTTGACGTTTCCTTCAGACCTGGAGGAGTTGAGGGAACTAGCGGAGCTCCTGCAGTTTTACAAGACAGAGCACACTGGATATGTCCTGCTCCTGTTCTGTAGTGCATATCTCTACAAGCAATCTTTCGCCATTCCTGGATCCTCAGTCCTGGTAAAGTAAAATTAGTCTCAGATATTTTCTCTACTAATGCTATAATACAAGTGGCTTTTGTCTAGACAAGGAAAGAGTTTAATTTATTGATTTGGTCACATTATCAGCCCATGCAGATATTGAATTGCAAAAGGCTGCAGTTCAAAGGTCCAGGTTTAGGAGGATGTAAAGTGACCTGATGtcagaaataggaaaaaaaaaaaaatacatacagccTCTGTTTATTGTGACGTTTTGGAGTTTGTGATATTGAGTAGAGAGGTAATTAATGTCACAAcatgttgttgtatttttgtgttgatatgtgttcatttttgtatttttgacttGAGATTTCCAATTGAGTTATCTTTGAATTTTCCTTGATAATCAATCAAGTACACTAAGTACTGCCCATAATAATTGCAATATTACTTTTCACTGAACTGTGCAGCCCTAATTTCATGAATAACTCTTAGTTATTGCCcatgattaaaaaaacatgattaaaatttacaaataatttttaaaaaaactgcatGAACAATGTATGAaacttggatttttttgtttagaGGAGGATAAAAATATCCAGCTTGTGCAAAACAACAAAGGGATGTCAAACTCGCCTTTGTGTGTCAGcacatttttagtgtttttctcaCTCAACATTGCAGAGAAGCCTGAGCTATAAACCACAAACTATTCCaagtatattacattttatttagacTGTTCTGTCTCTTCATTTTACACCAGTGATGTGTAGTAATGCAGGCCTTTGTCCCTCTCTTGTCATTGTGCAGAACATTCTTGCAGGAGCTATATTTGGACCTTATCAAGGACTGCTGCTTGCCTGTGTCCTCACTACTGTGGGCTCCACTTTGTGCTACGCCCTTTCCCAAGCTTTTGGAAAACAGTATATCATGAATCTTTTCCCTGATAAAGTCTCCATGCTGCAGAGGAAGGTACGTCCGTGACACCACAGGAAGAGAACACCAGTGTTGTAGTCAGAACCACCTGAGACCAGACTGTATCAACACTGAGAGAAGACGAGACCAAGACTAGATCAAATGGACAATGGTAGCATTCCAGCCACCTGGGTCTTCTAATTTTACAGACTTTCCTTTGACTAGGCAGAATGAGGCAGCCTGTAGTAAGGTGGATCAAGAGTTGACAAAGTTTTACACCAAAAAGAAgtgttttaagacttttttttagaCCACAGTAATGATGGTAAGAAATAAATCAGAACATGCACCGGGAATTTAGAGGTGTCCCTGCAGCGTAGGTCTCATCTAGTAATCATGAAGTAAAATCCAGAGTCCATCCTTCCATAATACCTTGATACTTCTAAcgtctttctgtctctttctcagGTGGAGGATAATAAGGACTGTTTGTTCTTCTTCCTGCTCTTCCTGAGGTTCTTTCCCATGTCGCCCAACTGGTTTTTGAACATGTCGGCTCCAATCGTCAACATTCCCATCACCTTCTTCTTCGGCTCCGTCTTCATTGGTGAGCACAGAGGCTTTACCCAAATGCTTGAGTGTTTCTTGAGATCTGAAGTCTTGACAAAGTTGTGAGTGGATGATCTTTACATTCATTATATTAAGTAGCATTAAGCACTCCTTAAgcccacacactcaggtaaaattacagactctttttgtattcttaATAGCTGCTTAATTATTTGATTACACTAATCAGACTGCGTTGTAGAAATTGATTTATAATTTGAGCCACTTCTCAAATCAAACATCAAAATACTCTAGCTCAGCTCTTATAAATATGTGATTTCCTGTTTTTCCTCTGCATTGCTTACTGTAGTATATTCattatcttttatatttaatGATCTTCAATCCTGAGTTGTCAGCCAgataaaataaatcatttaaagACTGGCTGCGTAATTAAAATTGACATTTATGCCATACACTGGCATTTTCAGACAGTGATTTTTCAACTAATTGGGAAATGAATGTGGAAGTGGATCATTAATGACAGTAATTATTAGCTTTCCTGTTGGTGTGTGACTGTGGCATTTTGTCCTGATGACTGTAAGACCTTGTTCTGCAGAAACAGGTTCTGTACAGTCTGTGATTTAGGACGTAGATGATTTAGATGCTTTGGAATTTCTTGATTGTAtttccttttgttgttttttaaagttCAATACAAATCTTACAGTAGTTTTATGGTAATCTTACTCGTAATTATTTTTTCTGAGTTATGTGACAGTATTAATCCATCAGTTAAAACGATACCAAATTATTTCTCCCATGTCTCTAAATAAATCctcttctgttttttcatttgtaGGCCTCTTACCGTACAACTTCATCTGCGTCCAGACGGGTGTCGTACTGTCCGAGGTGTCGTCGCTGGATGATTTGTTCTCGTGGGAGCGTCTGTTCCAGCTGATGGCCATTGCCTGCATGGCTCTGCTGCCGGGGATATTCATCCGCCGCCTCAGTCAGAGACGCCTCAAACTGGACACCCGCGAACACAACGGACTCATCACGGATAAGAAAGTCCAGTGATTTCACATTTTTTCTGGGAAGGGCTTTCCGGCACAGTGTCACCCTCTGCTCTCAGGAGTGAATATGATTTAGAGTGGGAACTCTGCTTAAAACCAGCGTGAGGATACCTGTTATTCAGAGTAGGCTTGGCCGATAAAATGATCCCAAAACCGGACCGTGATAAGATCAATTACCATGATGAGCTTTCGACATTTTTTTCCCTGTATGGACTGACTTACAGCCTGTCTTGATTCTCCATTTGGCGAGTTAGTCTTGAAAGGCTGTTGAGCAGTGGCAGGTGAATGTCTATATTACAGCGGTCACAGTACAAACTATGTCAAGAGTGTGTACTGCATTTTGGATGAGCCGCTTCTGTCTGAGTTTTACACAGGAACGGAGAATTCATGGTACGTTCAGTGAACAACAAAAGGCACCAACAGATGTAATGTTGCATTCAGGTGCACCTTATAATTTAAGTAACCTATACTTGTATGGCCACGGAAATTGCTTAAAACATATATTTGTCTTTAGTATATCTGTCATTACTTAACAGTATGAAACTGCATctcatattattataatattctaaAGTTTGCCAATCTCCTTTCTCTGCTCTTCAGGCGTTTTGAGAAAACTCAGACTGGTAACATCATCCAGTAATATGTCACGATAAATATGGACATTGATTTAATATGGAAACAAATTGGGACCATATTTTTGTCACATTGCATAGccttgtttcagtgtgtgttttttctaaATGGAATGAGATTACAAAAAGAACAAACTTTGAGTCTAAAAATGGGATTTGAAGATGAGTAttgtgtgttaaatgtgtttattAGTTACCAGTATTTGAAGCCGATGAATAAAGTctatggtgtgtgtgtatatagatgTGTGAATGTACAGTAAAAGGGAAGGCGTTAATGTTAAAAACTTTGCA
This genomic window contains:
- the tmem41aa gene encoding transmembrane protein 41A-A — protein: MRSLVGLIAVIIAATLYLYLLSLYLPAGPRRRPPASAESEHVETEKSGQTADEPSRLTFPSDLEELRELAELLQFYKTEHTGYVLLLFCSAYLYKQSFAIPGSSVLNILAGAIFGPYQGLLLACVLTTVGSTLCYALSQAFGKQYIMNLFPDKVSMLQRKVEDNKDCLFFFLLFLRFFPMSPNWFLNMSAPIVNIPITFFFGSVFIGLLPYNFICVQTGVVLSEVSSLDDLFSWERLFQLMAIACMALLPGIFIRRLSQRRLKLDTREHNGLITDKKVQ